The proteins below are encoded in one region of Tursiops truncatus isolate mTurTru1 chromosome 12, mTurTru1.mat.Y, whole genome shotgun sequence:
- the PERP gene encoding p53 apoptosis effector related to PMP-22, with protein MLACGLACERCRWILPLLLFSAIIFDIIALAGHGWLQLSGTEEYSSLWSRCTVNGTCDSLMIFAWGKAAAAMLLCGFIILVISFILSFFALCGSQMLVFLRMIGSLLALAAVFQIIALVIYPVKYNETFNLADSAGGIYIYNWAYGFGWAATIILIGCAFFFCCLPNYADDLLGNAKPRYFYTSP; from the exons ATGCTGGCCTGCGGCCTGGCCTGCGAGCGCTGCAGGTGGATCCTGCCCCTGCTCCTGTTCAGCGCCATCATTTTCGACATCATCGCGTTGGCCGGCCACGGATGGCTACAGTTGAGCGGTACCGAAGAGTACTCCTCGCTGTGGTCGCGGTGTACCGTCAACGGCACATGCGACAGCCTCATGATATTTG CGTGGGGAAAGGCAGCTGCCGCCATGCTCCTCTGTGGCTTCATCATCCTGGTGATCTCTTTCATCCTCTCTTTCTTTGCCCTCTGCGGATCCCAAATGCTTGTCTTCCTGAGAATGATTGGAAGCCTCCTGGCCCTGGCTG ctGTGTTCCAGATCATCGCCCTGGTAATTTACCCTGTGAAGTACAACGAGACCTTTAACTTGGCTGACAGCGCTGGTGGCATCTACATCTATAACTGGGCCTACGGCTTTGGGTGGGCGGCCACGATTATCCTGATTGGCTGTGCCTTCTTCTTCTGTTGCCTCCCCAACTATGCAGATGACCTGCTGGGCAATGCCAAGCCGAGGTACTTCTACACATCTCCCTAA